A section of the Salvia splendens isolate huo1 unplaced genomic scaffold, SspV2 ctg540, whole genome shotgun sequence genome encodes:
- the LOC121790542 gene encoding serine/threonine-protein kinase CTR1-like isoform X1 gives MLQIKKKQICIGIHSLINERPSGEAFSGAYHEYFEVQRHADQFPGTSFQTDGNKFVANPPNTKLLNTEDVDHEQLDPQKNPGSAESYGSGHGSSSSKGENDLPLVGSSAIQWEDLQLKEEIGKGSFAVLYRGIWNGSDVAVKVYTGSQYDETLLDYKKEIDIMRRLRHPNVLLFMGASCTEEKIAIATEYMTRGSLFKTLHRSNQSLDIRRRLRIALDVARGMNYLHHRNPPIVHRDLKSSNLLVDKSWNVKVFCRNISLDHIILLHPSI, from the exons ATGTtgcaaataaaaaagaaacaaatatgCATAGGAATCCATTCTTTGATAAATGAGAGGCCCTCGGGAGAAGCGTTTTCAGGTGCATATCATGAATATTTTGAAGTTCAAAGACATGCCGATCAGTTTCCTGGAACAAGCTTCCAAACTGATGGAAACAAGTTCGTGGCCAACCCTCCAAATACAAAGTTACTAAATACGGAAGATGTTGATCATGAGCAATTGGATCCTCAAAAGAATCCAGGTTCGGCAGAGAGTTATGGCAGTGGACATGGAAGCTCGTCGAGCAAAGGTGAAAATGATCTCCCTCTGGTCGGTAGTTCTGCGATTCAATGGGAGGATCTACAGCTGAAAGAGGAAATTGGGAAAG GTTCTTTTGCAGTTTTGTATCGTGGAATCTGGAATGGATCG GACGTTGCAGTCAAGGTTTACACTGGTAGTCAGTATGATGAGACATTGCTCGACTACAAAAAAGAG ATTGATATTATGAGAAGATTGAGACATCCAAATGTATTGCTGTTCATGGGAGCATCGTGCACGGAGGAAAAAATTGCCATTGCCACCGAATACATGACCAG GGGGAGTCTCTTTAAAACATTACATAGGAGCAACCAATCGCTGGACATCAGGCGTCGTCTAAGGATTGCTCTTGACGTG GCTAGAGGGATGAACTATTTGCATCACAGAAATCCACCAATAGTGCATAGAGACCTGAAATCTTCAAACCTTCTAGTTGACAAAAGCTGGAACGTCAAGGTATTTTGTAGGAATATTTCACTGGATCACATCATTTTACTGCATCCAAGTATTTAG
- the LOC121790542 gene encoding serine/threonine-protein kinase CTR1-like isoform X2 has translation MLQIKKKQICIGIHSLINERPSGEAFSGAYHEYFEVQRHADQFPGTSFQTDGNKFVANPPNTKLLNTEDVDHEQLDPQKNPGSAESYGSGHGSSSSKGENDLPLVGSSAIQWEDLQLKEEIGKGSFAVLYRGIWNGSDVAVKVYTGSQYDETLLDYKKEIDIMRRLRHPNVLLFMGASCTEEKIAIATEYMTRGSLFKTLHRSNQSLDIRRRLRIALDVARGMNYLHHRNPPIVHRDLKSSNLLVDKSWNVKVGDFGLSKLKH, from the exons ATGTtgcaaataaaaaagaaacaaatatgCATAGGAATCCATTCTTTGATAAATGAGAGGCCCTCGGGAGAAGCGTTTTCAGGTGCATATCATGAATATTTTGAAGTTCAAAGACATGCCGATCAGTTTCCTGGAACAAGCTTCCAAACTGATGGAAACAAGTTCGTGGCCAACCCTCCAAATACAAAGTTACTAAATACGGAAGATGTTGATCATGAGCAATTGGATCCTCAAAAGAATCCAGGTTCGGCAGAGAGTTATGGCAGTGGACATGGAAGCTCGTCGAGCAAAGGTGAAAATGATCTCCCTCTGGTCGGTAGTTCTGCGATTCAATGGGAGGATCTACAGCTGAAAGAGGAAATTGGGAAAG GTTCTTTTGCAGTTTTGTATCGTGGAATCTGGAATGGATCG GACGTTGCAGTCAAGGTTTACACTGGTAGTCAGTATGATGAGACATTGCTCGACTACAAAAAAGAG ATTGATATTATGAGAAGATTGAGACATCCAAATGTATTGCTGTTCATGGGAGCATCGTGCACGGAGGAAAAAATTGCCATTGCCACCGAATACATGACCAG GGGGAGTCTCTTTAAAACATTACATAGGAGCAACCAATCGCTGGACATCAGGCGTCGTCTAAGGATTGCTCTTGACGTG GCTAGAGGGATGAACTATTTGCATCACAGAAATCCACCAATAGTGCATAGAGACCTGAAATCTTCAAACCTTCTAGTTGACAAAAGCTGGAACGTCAAG GTTGGCGACTTCGGCTTATCAAAGCTGAAACATTAA